One window from the genome of Oceaniferula flava encodes:
- a CDS encoding haloacid dehalogenase type II: MNIKQSIALLVTSTVTMFSTVSADQPAAAEISRPKVIFFDVNETLLDLTQMRKSVGEALGGKEELLPLWFSTMLHYSLVDTATERYHGFADIGVAALMMVAQNNNIEITEAEARKAIVTPLRSIPAHDDVKKGLQSLKDQGYRLISFTNSSNKGVQTQFENAGLVEFFEKRLSVEDIKTYKPNLASYQWAMKQAGVKPEEAMMVAAHGWDIAGVKAAGMTGVFVTRPGKTTYPLAIPADKEVATITELAEWMKTLK; this comes from the coding sequence ATGAATATCAAACAAAGCATCGCCCTCCTCGTCACCTCCACCGTCACCATGTTTTCCACCGTCTCAGCCGATCAACCTGCCGCCGCTGAAATCTCACGCCCGAAGGTGATTTTCTTCGATGTCAATGAGACCCTGCTCGACCTGACGCAAATGCGCAAGTCGGTGGGCGAGGCGCTCGGCGGCAAGGAGGAGCTGCTGCCGCTGTGGTTCTCCACCATGCTGCACTACTCGCTGGTGGACACCGCCACCGAACGCTACCACGGCTTCGCAGACATCGGTGTGGCCGCACTGATGATGGTGGCGCAGAACAACAACATCGAAATCACCGAGGCCGAGGCGCGCAAGGCGATCGTCACCCCACTGCGCAGCATCCCGGCGCACGACGATGTAAAAAAAGGTCTGCAGTCGTTAAAGGACCAAGGATATCGACTCATCAGCTTTACCAACTCCTCGAACAAGGGCGTGCAGACCCAGTTTGAAAATGCCGGCCTGGTCGAGTTCTTCGAGAAGCGCCTGAGCGTGGAAGATATCAAAACTTACAAGCCGAACCTCGCCTCCTACCAGTGGGCGATGAAACAAGCCGGCGTGAAACCTGAAGAAGCGATGATGGTAGCTGCCCACGGCTGGGACATCGCCGGGGTGAAGGCCGCAGGCATGACCGGTGTCTTTGTCACCCGTCCCGGAAAAACCACCTACCCGCTCGCCATTCCCGCCGATAAGGAAGTGGCCACCATCACCGAGCTCGCCGAGTGGATGAAGACGCTGAAGTAA
- a CDS encoding trimeric intracellular cation channel family protein: MILYSLSLIGVAVFAISGAIAAGRKQLDWVGVVALGVVTSLGGGTIRDVLLKERTVFWIEEPAYLVVAIVSSLLFILYTRFSAPPGNSLRIADALGLALFSIAGAQISEAQGCAAIVVILMGITTGVAGGIIREALSNETPMLFRSSEPLYSVAALAGILGYLLMQKLGMERGLAAMLGAAVVATVRLAAMYWNIRLPAFSLAHHSSSNRG, from the coding sequence ATGATCCTCTATTCCCTCAGTTTAATCGGCGTTGCCGTCTTTGCCATCAGTGGCGCCATTGCCGCTGGCCGCAAGCAGCTGGATTGGGTCGGTGTGGTGGCCCTTGGCGTGGTGACCTCCCTCGGCGGCGGCACCATTCGCGATGTGCTGCTCAAGGAAAGGACCGTGTTCTGGATCGAGGAACCGGCCTACCTGGTAGTCGCCATCGTTTCCTCCCTGCTGTTCATTCTCTACACACGATTTAGCGCCCCACCGGGCAACAGCCTGCGCATTGCCGATGCCTTGGGGCTGGCATTGTTCAGCATTGCCGGCGCACAGATCAGTGAAGCGCAAGGCTGCGCGGCCATCGTTGTGATTCTCATGGGGATCACGACGGGAGTGGCCGGTGGCATCATCCGCGAAGCGCTATCGAACGAAACGCCCATGCTGTTTCGTTCCTCGGAGCCGCTTTACTCGGTCGCCGCCCTCGCCGGCATCCTCGGCTACTTGCTGATGCAGAAGCTCGGCATGGAGCGGGGCCTCGCCGCTATGCTCGGTGCCGCGGTGGTGGCCACGGTGCGCCTAGCCGCGATGTATTGGAACATCCGTCTGCCCGCCTTCAGCCTGGCGCATCACTCAAGCAGCAACCGCGGATGA
- a CDS encoding GNAT family N-acetyltransferase encodes MIRIYQHGDHTAIAEIFTRAIHEIACEDYTEEQCLAWSGRAPDPAHWKNRCELKRPFVAVVGSKIAGFLELDPDGHIDCAYVHPDFQRRGIMRGLLRHAVDTAFAMDLPRVYVEASICARPLFEQEGFQLVADHEVDLQGVRLKNYRMQRLHPGR; translated from the coding sequence ATGATCCGCATTTACCAACACGGCGATCATACCGCCATTGCCGAGATTTTCACCCGGGCAATCCACGAAATTGCCTGTGAGGATTATACCGAAGAGCAGTGCCTGGCGTGGTCGGGTCGGGCTCCCGATCCAGCCCACTGGAAAAATCGCTGCGAGCTCAAACGACCCTTCGTGGCAGTAGTGGGATCTAAGATCGCCGGGTTTCTCGAGCTGGACCCCGACGGCCACATCGACTGCGCCTACGTGCATCCCGATTTTCAACGCCGTGGCATCATGCGCGGACTGCTGCGGCATGCGGTCGATACCGCCTTTGCCATGGATCTCCCCCGGGTCTATGTCGAAGCCTCGATCTGTGCCCGCCCCTTGTTCGAGCAGGAAGGTTTTCAACTGGTGGCGGACCATGAGGTCGACCTGCAAGGCGTCCGACTGAAAAACTATCGCATGCAGCGACTCCACCCCGGGCGGTGA
- a CDS encoding sialate O-acetylesterase, with amino-acid sequence MFRHRLLALLLLACVTPAMADKPLKIYIMAGQSNMVGTGGIKTFPHIGDDPKTAPLLKKMLGPDGKPKVLDRVWISSLNGKMNQPGAEGFGKLSAGYGFRRQDPTQPDEFIGPEYLFGITMEEAYDGPILIIKTAWGGQNLSNDYRSPGSGPYTMNDEQIEVLKKKNALERVKKQKEEATGRNYRYMMDHVNKVLADIKRVYPDYDADAGYELSGFVWFQGWNDFSDMLTYPESKGDKQYDDYSKLLAQFIRDVRKDLKTPELPFVVGVMGTYGDYTPKTFTGPKGAEKRMKLFRKAMAAPADMKEFKGTVTAVQTAPFFENKLGAIDIKLRKVKAMGKKLAQKHPDAANADGKMTLDDRRAYLDKYRAQVCTPEEIKLWDRATSIGGFIHYYGSAKFHAQAGNAFAKAMLEIEKN; translated from the coding sequence ATGTTCCGCCACCGACTCCTCGCCCTCCTCCTGCTCGCCTGCGTCACGCCCGCCATGGCGGACAAACCGTTGAAAATCTACATCATGGCCGGGCAGTCGAACATGGTCGGCACCGGCGGCATCAAGACATTTCCCCACATCGGCGACGATCCGAAAACGGCGCCGCTGCTGAAGAAAATGCTCGGCCCCGACGGCAAACCGAAGGTGCTCGATCGCGTGTGGATTTCCTCGCTCAATGGCAAGATGAACCAACCGGGCGCCGAGGGGTTTGGCAAACTCAGCGCCGGCTACGGATTCCGTCGCCAGGACCCGACCCAGCCTGACGAATTCATCGGGCCGGAGTATCTCTTCGGCATCACCATGGAAGAAGCCTACGACGGCCCTATTTTAATCATCAAAACCGCCTGGGGTGGACAGAACCTCAGCAACGACTACCGCTCGCCTGGCTCCGGTCCCTACACCATGAACGACGAACAAATCGAGGTGCTGAAAAAGAAAAACGCACTCGAGCGCGTGAAGAAACAAAAAGAGGAAGCCACCGGCCGCAACTACCGCTACATGATGGATCATGTGAACAAGGTGCTCGCCGACATCAAACGCGTCTACCCGGACTACGATGCCGACGCCGGCTACGAGCTCTCAGGCTTTGTCTGGTTCCAAGGCTGGAATGATTTCAGCGACATGCTGACCTATCCGGAAAGCAAGGGCGACAAGCAGTATGATGATTACAGCAAGCTCCTCGCACAGTTCATCCGCGACGTCCGCAAGGATCTGAAAACTCCCGAGCTGCCTTTTGTGGTCGGCGTCATGGGAACCTACGGCGACTACACCCCGAAGACCTTCACCGGCCCGAAGGGAGCGGAGAAACGCATGAAACTCTTCCGCAAAGCCATGGCGGCACCGGCGGACATGAAGGAGTTCAAGGGGACTGTCACCGCTGTTCAGACCGCTCCATTTTTCGAAAACAAACTCGGCGCCATCGACATCAAATTGCGCAAGGTCAAAGCGATGGGCAAAAAGCTCGCGCAAAAGCACCCGGACGCGGCCAATGCTGACGGCAAAATGACCTTGGATGACCGCAGAGCCTATCTCGACAAGTACCGCGCCCAAGTCTGCACACCCGAGGAGATCAAGCTCTGGGACCGCGCGACCTCCATCGGTGGTTTCATCCACTACTACGGCTCGGCCAAATTCCACGCACAAGCAGGCAATGCCTTTGCCAAGGCGATGCTTGAAATCGAAAAGAACTAG